A genomic stretch from Colwellia sp. Arc7-635 includes:
- the rsfS gene encoding ribosome silencing factor — MQSSDLITFVTEKIEDMKGRDIVILDISKKSSFADYMLVCSGNSKRHVISIAQSLTIECRAAGLEALGVEGTDIGEWSLVDLGDVVVHVMTDEIRDRYQLEQLWE, encoded by the coding sequence TTGCAAAGTTCAGACCTAATTACTTTTGTTACCGAAAAAATCGAAGACATGAAAGGCCGCGATATCGTCATACTAGATATATCTAAAAAGTCGAGTTTCGCTGACTACATGTTAGTTTGCTCTGGTAATTCAAAACGCCACGTTATTTCCATCGCACAATCATTGACTATTGAATGTCGTGCTGCCGGCCTTGAAGCCTTAGGTGTTGAAGGAACAGATATCGGTGAGTGGTCTTTAGTCGATTTAGGTGATGTAGTTGTTCATGTAATGACCGATGAAATTCGCGATCGTTACCAACTAGAACAACTATGGGAATAG
- the rlmH gene encoding 23S rRNA (pseudouridine(1915)-N(3))-methyltransferase RlmH, with the protein MRITLYAVGNKMPAWVSQGFSEYCRRFPRDMSFHLVEISPGKRGKNADIARILEKEGELMLAAIPKGNRIVTLEVEGKPWTTPDLAKQLERWHVDSRDVALLVGGPEGLAPACIQASEQKWSLSPLTLPHPMVRIVVAESLYRAWSINNNHPYHRE; encoded by the coding sequence ATGCGCATTACCTTATATGCTGTTGGTAATAAAATGCCAGCATGGGTTAGTCAAGGATTTAGCGAATATTGCCGTAGATTCCCTCGTGATATGAGTTTCCATTTAGTGGAAATTTCACCAGGGAAACGCGGTAAAAATGCCGATATTGCTCGTATTCTTGAAAAAGAAGGTGAGCTAATGCTCGCGGCCATTCCTAAAGGTAATCGCATTGTAACATTAGAGGTTGAAGGTAAACCTTGGACTACGCCAGACCTTGCTAAACAGCTTGAACGTTGGCATGTTGACAGCCGAGATGTCGCATTACTTGTTGGTGGGCCTGAAGGTCTTGCTCCAGCTTGTATTCAAGCATCAGAGCAAAAATGGTCATTGTCACCACTGACATTGCCACACCCTATGGTAAGAATTGTTGTCGCGGAGAGTCTTTATCGCGCATGGTCAATTAATAATAACCACCCTTATCATCGAGAATAG
- the mrdA gene encoding penicillin-binding protein 2: MAPKKRVAIRNHSAEANLFARRTFITFVAVVILSLVLFSNIYDLEVNSYKKYQTRSNSNRIKLLPVAPNRGLIYDRNGVLLADNTPVYSLEVVPEQVKYIKKSLSEISQLLDISQEKQDKLLKALKSKRRFKPLELHSRLSEQQVALFSVSQHKFPGFFIDARLKRYYPFADLTTHSLGYVARINSRDSLALEKQGLAENYAATRNIGKLGLEKYYQDILHGTIGHQEVEINNLGRIIRTLDFTPPIPGKDLTLTLDIELQMIAKRALSGKRGAVVAIDPRDGGVLAMYSNPSFDGNLFVHGISSKKYKKLLAPESNKPLLNRAVQGYPPASTIKPLLALTGLDAGVITPETEIYDPGFYQLPGIETKRRDWKKWGHGKVDLNKSLEQSCNVYYYDLAYKLGITRISKMMERFGFGEYTGIDLHEESRAIMPSIEWKRARYNKSWYTGETLSVGIGQSYWSVTPLQLSQAVSILVNKGKIKVPHLLKSTSEMMVDPTSKTMQSSVVTDYVVDEKRPITLKNNDNWDVVLDGLHNTVQKFGATGYSAFKGSKYDAAGKTGSAQTANIAQDAEYDATKVKESKRDNAMFIAFAPYENPEIVIAVAIENVAKGGGGTNAGPVARQIMDQYFGDREIVSKDPSKHPNHDNVYQQNIESKAGTP, from the coding sequence ATGGCACCAAAAAAACGCGTCGCCATTAGAAATCATAGCGCTGAAGCTAACTTATTTGCTCGTCGTACTTTTATCACTTTTGTTGCTGTAGTCATTCTATCATTAGTACTATTTAGTAATATTTACGACCTGGAAGTTAATTCATATAAAAAGTACCAAACTCGCTCTAATTCAAACCGTATCAAACTTTTGCCTGTTGCCCCTAACCGAGGCTTAATTTACGATAGAAACGGTGTGCTACTCGCTGATAATACGCCAGTTTACAGTTTAGAAGTGGTGCCTGAGCAAGTAAAATATATTAAAAAAAGCTTATCTGAAATTAGCCAACTGTTAGATATTAGCCAAGAAAAACAAGATAAATTACTCAAAGCTTTAAAAAGTAAACGTCGCTTCAAACCCCTGGAGTTACACTCTCGCTTAAGTGAACAACAAGTCGCTTTATTCTCGGTCAGTCAGCACAAATTTCCTGGTTTTTTTATCGATGCACGTTTAAAACGTTATTATCCTTTTGCAGATCTAACCACCCATTCACTTGGCTATGTCGCACGTATTAACAGCCGAGATTCGCTCGCTCTAGAAAAACAAGGCTTAGCTGAAAATTACGCCGCAACGCGTAATATCGGTAAACTAGGCTTAGAAAAATATTACCAAGACATTCTGCACGGAACGATTGGTCACCAAGAAGTTGAAATTAACAATTTAGGTCGAATCATTCGCACCTTAGATTTCACTCCCCCTATTCCAGGTAAAGACCTAACTTTAACCTTAGATATTGAATTACAAATGATCGCCAAACGGGCTCTTTCAGGAAAGCGTGGCGCAGTTGTCGCCATCGATCCAAGAGATGGCGGCGTGCTGGCGATGTATTCAAACCCAAGTTTTGATGGCAATCTTTTTGTGCACGGTATCAGTAGTAAAAAATACAAAAAACTTTTAGCTCCGGAAAGTAATAAACCCTTACTCAATCGTGCGGTGCAAGGTTATCCGCCAGCTTCAACGATTAAACCTTTATTGGCACTGACCGGTTTAGATGCAGGTGTGATCACCCCAGAAACAGAAATATATGACCCTGGTTTTTATCAACTTCCCGGTATCGAGACTAAACGACGTGACTGGAAAAAGTGGGGCCACGGTAAAGTTGATTTAAATAAATCATTGGAGCAGTCATGTAATGTTTATTACTACGACTTAGCCTATAAACTTGGTATTACCCGTATTAGCAAAATGATGGAAAGATTTGGCTTTGGTGAATACACAGGGATTGATCTCCACGAAGAAAGCCGTGCCATTATGCCAAGCATCGAGTGGAAGCGAGCCCGTTATAATAAAAGTTGGTATACCGGTGAAACACTATCAGTTGGTATAGGGCAAAGCTATTGGTCGGTTACACCATTACAGTTATCGCAGGCTGTGTCTATATTGGTCAACAAAGGGAAAATCAAAGTTCCTCATTTGTTGAAATCAACCAGTGAGATGATGGTTGATCCAACGAGTAAGACCATGCAATCTTCAGTTGTTACCGACTATGTTGTCGATGAAAAACGCCCTATTACGCTAAAAAACAACGACAATTGGGATGTTGTTCTAGACGGTTTACATAACACAGTACAAAAATTTGGTGCGACAGGCTATAGTGCTTTTAAAGGCAGTAAGTACGATGCAGCAGGTAAAACTGGCTCAGCACAAACTGCTAACATTGCGCAAGATGCAGAGTATGACGCGACCAAAGTTAAAGAAAGTAAACGTGATAATGCCATGTTTATTGCTTTCGCACCTTACGAAAACCCAGAGATTGTCATTGCTGTTGCCATTGAAAATGTCGCTAAAGGCGGTGGTGGTACCAATGCTGGTCCTGTGGCACGTCAAATAATGGATCAATATTTTGGCGACCGTGAAATTGTTAGTAAAGACCCATCGAAACATCCAAATCATGACAATGTTTACCAACAAAACATTGAAAGTAAAGCAGGTACTCCTTAG
- the rodA gene encoding rod shape-determining protein RodA: protein MRNNRHDQEKQRTLWQRLHIDLPLLCGILTLMTLGLFVVYSAGGQEMSVLIRHAKRVGVALLVMFIVAQIPPLSYRKWAVPVFIVGLMLLTAVLLFGHVGKGAQRWLDLGITKFQPSEIMKLVVPIMIAWYVSQHDLPTRISKIIFAFILVLIPTLLIAKQPDLGTSLLIASSGIFVIFLAGASWKLIGTCVGLASAFAPVLWMFLMKPYQKQRVLTFLNPEQDPLGSGYHIIQSKIAIGSGGLQGKGWLQGTQSQLEFLPERHTDFIFAVFSEEFGLIGVSILLTVYLAIVMRGLWIATHAQHAFTKLLAGSLTLTFFVYVFVNIGMVSGLLPVVGVPLPLVSYGGTSMVTLLAGFGIIMAVSTHRRFNI, encoded by the coding sequence GTGCGTAACAACAGACATGATCAAGAGAAACAACGTACGTTGTGGCAGCGTTTGCATATTGATTTACCACTGCTATGTGGCATTTTAACGTTAATGACATTAGGGTTATTCGTTGTTTACAGCGCGGGTGGGCAAGAGATGTCAGTATTAATACGCCATGCAAAACGTGTTGGTGTCGCACTGCTGGTGATGTTTATTGTCGCGCAAATTCCTCCCTTGTCATATCGTAAATGGGCGGTACCGGTTTTCATCGTCGGACTAATGCTATTAACTGCGGTTTTACTATTTGGTCATGTTGGGAAAGGTGCGCAACGTTGGTTAGATTTGGGCATCACTAAATTTCAACCATCCGAAATAATGAAACTCGTGGTGCCAATAATGATTGCTTGGTACGTCAGTCAGCATGATTTACCCACCCGAATATCCAAAATCATCTTTGCTTTCATTTTGGTGCTAATACCCACCTTACTTATTGCAAAGCAACCTGACTTAGGCACCTCATTACTAATAGCCAGCTCTGGTATTTTCGTTATATTTCTTGCTGGTGCAAGTTGGAAACTGATAGGTACTTGTGTAGGTTTAGCTTCAGCATTTGCGCCTGTTTTATGGATGTTTTTGATGAAGCCTTATCAAAAACAGCGCGTGTTAACCTTTTTAAACCCTGAACAAGACCCTCTCGGATCGGGCTACCATATTATCCAATCTAAAATTGCGATTGGCTCTGGTGGACTGCAAGGTAAGGGCTGGTTGCAAGGTACTCAATCACAACTAGAGTTTTTACCTGAACGTCATACTGACTTTATTTTCGCGGTATTTAGTGAAGAGTTTGGCTTGATCGGGGTCAGCATATTATTGACCGTATATTTAGCGATTGTTATGCGAGGATTGTGGATTGCTACTCATGCTCAACATGCCTTTACTAAGTTGTTAGCCGGTAGTTTAACGCTGACCTTCTTTGTTTATGTTTTTGTCAATATTGGTATGGTTTCAGGCTTATTACCTGTTGTTGGTGTACCATTACCTTTAGTAAGTTATGGCGGTACGTCAATGGTGACATTATTGGCTGGCTTTGGCATCATTATGGCGGTAAGTACGCATAGACGATTTAACATCTAG
- a CDS encoding septal ring lytic transglycosylase RlpA family protein produces MLVVLLSACSTYNGRYQQKYDSTPKRLPSASELHNATPRAEQHSRGGNKDYQVRGKHYKVLKSAESFQQTGIASWYGRKFHGHLTSNGEIYDMYAMSAAHKNLPLPTYLKVVNNDNGQSVVVRVNDRGPFHASRIIDLSYSAAYKLDMLKTGTANVTVTAVTDFSVQGLKQLEPGNSSINQTTSPSPRFNEPISTPDNTLATVDINTDKVTESVSALTNVAGNTSTVASKALKGEYIQVFASSSNIQAKKIANELSAQYQINTLLEKKNGIFRVLAGPIERSDELTRLLLAIKKNKHPKAFIRK; encoded by the coding sequence ATGCTTGTTGTACTGCTATCTGCATGTAGTACTTATAATGGTCGATACCAACAAAAATATGATAGCACGCCAAAACGCTTACCTAGCGCTAGCGAACTTCATAATGCGACACCTCGAGCTGAGCAACACAGTCGTGGCGGCAATAAAGATTATCAAGTGCGAGGCAAGCACTATAAAGTATTAAAAAGTGCTGAAAGTTTTCAACAAACAGGTATTGCCTCTTGGTATGGCCGCAAGTTTCATGGCCATTTAACCTCTAATGGTGAAATTTATGACATGTACGCAATGAGCGCCGCACATAAAAATTTACCCTTACCGACCTATTTAAAAGTCGTTAACAATGACAATGGACAATCAGTTGTTGTTAGAGTTAATGATCGCGGTCCTTTTCATGCCAGTCGCATTATCGACTTATCTTATAGCGCTGCATATAAACTAGACATGCTAAAAACGGGCACTGCAAATGTAACCGTTACGGCAGTCACTGACTTTAGTGTTCAGGGTTTGAAACAATTGGAGCCAGGCAATTCATCAATAAACCAAACAACTAGTCCCTCTCCCCGTTTCAATGAACCTATTTCCACTCCTGATAATACTTTAGCAACGGTAGATATTAATACGGACAAAGTAACAGAATCAGTTAGTGCCTTAACAAATGTAGCGGGTAATACGTCAACCGTAGCAAGCAAAGCCTTAAAAGGCGAATATATACAGGTATTTGCAAGTAGTAGTAATATACAAGCAAAAAAAATTGCCAATGAACTTTCGGCGCAATATCAAATAAATACGCTGTTAGAGAAAAAAAATGGAATTTTTCGTGTTCTTGCTGGTCCGATAGAGCGTAGCGATGAATTAACGCGATTATTATTAGCGATTAAGAAAAATAAACACCCTAAAGCATTTATTCGAAAGTGA